One window of Myxocyprinus asiaticus isolate MX2 ecotype Aquarium Trade chromosome 4, UBuf_Myxa_2, whole genome shotgun sequence genomic DNA carries:
- the slc14a2 gene encoding urea transporter 2 isoform X4: MFVNNPLSGLIIFAGLILQNRWWALNGFVGTLFATISALILCQNRGAIAAGLYGYNGILVGLLMAVFSNAGDWYWWLLLPNIFMSMACPILSSALASINSRWDLPVFTLPFNILVCLHMVATGHYNHHFPQVLIQPRTSLPNITWSELDYVKLFRSIPVGIGQVYGCDYPWTGGIFMIALFISSPLTCVHATIGSAVGMVSGLALAAPFENIYFGLWGYNCVLACIAIGGMFYALSWQTHLLAVACAFFCAYLGSAIGNVMSNFGLPACTWPFCLSALTFLLITTETKNIYKLPLAKVTYPEKNLIYFCKMKEEERAQALKKQQEEMQQKDTESQLMTEEKIKITMEKKEQEHQEFCTVVVQQEKDTSKENARETY, from the exons ATGTTTGTGAATAACCCTCTCAGTGGACTGATCATCTTTGCTGGACTGATCCTCCAGAACAGATGGTGGGCACTAAATGGTTTTGTTGGCACATTGTTTGCTACAATCTCTGCCCTCATCCTCTGTCAAAACAG AGGTGCAATCGCAGCCGGCCTGTATGGATATAATGGAATCTTGGTTGGTCTTCTGATGGCAGTTTTCTCCAATGCAGGAGATTGGTATTGGTGGCTTCTTCTTCCCAACATATTTATGTCAATGGCATG cCCCATATTGTCCAGTGCCTTGGCTTCCATCAATAGTCGGTGGGACCTGCCTGTTTTCACTCTGCCGTTTAACATCCTAGTGTGCCTACATATGGTGGCTACAGGCCACTACAATCACCACTTCCCTCAGGTTCTCATCCAGCCACGCACATCCTTGCCTAACATCACCTGGTCTGAGCTGGATTACGTTAAG CTCTTCCGCTCAATCCCTGTGGGTATCGGACAGGTATATGGATGTGACTATCCTTGGACTGGAGGGATATTCATGATTGCCTTGTTTATCTCCTCACCCTTAACATGTGTACATGCAACTATTGGATCAGCAGTTGGTATGGTCTCCG GGCTTGCTCTCGCTGCACCATTTGAGAACATTTACTTTGGTCTGTGGGGTTATAACTGCGTTTTGGCTTGCATTGCAATTGGTGGGATGTTCTATGCTCTCTCATGGCAGACGCACCTTCTGGCTGTGGCCTGTG CATTCTTCTGTGCATACCTTGGCTCGGCAATTGGAAATGTGATGTCTAAT TTCGGACTCCCGGCATGCACCTGGCCCTTCTGTCTTTCTGCCCTCACTTTTCTTTTGATCACTACGGagacaaaaaacatttataaactgccTCTTGCTAAAGTGACCTACCCTGAGAAAAACCTGATTTACTTCTGTAAGATGAAGGAAGAGGAGAGGGCTCAAGCATTAAAGAAACAACAAGAGGAGATGCAACAGAAAGACACAGAATCACAGCTGATGACAGAAGAGAAAATAAAGATTACAATGGAGAAGAAAGAGCAGGAGCATCAGGAGTTTTGCACTGTAGTGGTACAGCAAGAGAAAGATACCAGCAAAGAGAATGCAAGGGAAACATACTAG
- the slc14a2 gene encoding urea transporter 2 isoform X1, whose amino-acid sequence MVAGLWSILPLKLIPFMPGTQSTKAVQLNIPLLFKTSSCEHSNTQHTKELQPLMENPVTEKTEQKKQQYLEKNEQQRSERPPAHQKVKAKLIQWVSYIAGDMAVFGEWMKGQFILLQILDWVLRGAAQVMFVNNPLSGLIIFAGLILQNRWWALNGFVGTLFATISALILCQNRGAIAAGLYGYNGILVGLLMAVFSNAGDWYWWLLLPNIFMSMACPILSSALASINSRWDLPVFTLPFNILVCLHMVATGHYNHHFPQVLIQPRTSLPNITWSELDYVKLFRSIPVGIGQVYGCDYPWTGGIFMIALFISSPLTCVHATIGSAVGMVSGLALAAPFENIYFGLWGYNCVLACIAIGGMFYALSWQTHLLAVACAFFCAYLGSAIGNVMSNFGLPACTWPFCLSALTFLLITTETKNIYKLPLAKVTYPEKNLIYFCKMKEEERAQALKKQQEEMQQKDTESQLMTEEKIKITMEKKEQEHQEFCTVVVQQEKDTSKENARETY is encoded by the exons ATGGTTGCTGGTTTATGGAGCATATTGCCACTAAAACTGATCCCATTTATGCCTGGAACACAAAGTACTAAG GCTGTCCAGCTGAATATCCCACTTCTCTTCAAAACCTCTTCTTGTGAACATTCAAACACTCAACATACAAAG GAGCTGCAACCACTCATGGAGAATCCAGTCACTGAAAAAACAGAGCAAAAGAAACAGCAGTACCTAGAGAAAAATGAGCAGCAGCGATCCGAGAGGCCACCTGCACATCAGAAGGTTAAAGCAAAACTCATCCAGTGGGTCTCTTACATTGCTGGAGACATGGCTGTGTTTGGTGAATGGATGAAAG GGCAGTTTATCTTGCTGCAGATTTTGGACTGGGTGCTGCGTGGGGCAGCTCAGGTGATGTTTGTGAATAACCCTCTCAGTGGACTGATCATCTTTGCTGGACTGATCCTCCAGAACAGATGGTGGGCACTAAATGGTTTTGTTGGCACATTGTTTGCTACAATCTCTGCCCTCATCCTCTGTCAAAACAG AGGTGCAATCGCAGCCGGCCTGTATGGATATAATGGAATCTTGGTTGGTCTTCTGATGGCAGTTTTCTCCAATGCAGGAGATTGGTATTGGTGGCTTCTTCTTCCCAACATATTTATGTCAATGGCATG cCCCATATTGTCCAGTGCCTTGGCTTCCATCAATAGTCGGTGGGACCTGCCTGTTTTCACTCTGCCGTTTAACATCCTAGTGTGCCTACATATGGTGGCTACAGGCCACTACAATCACCACTTCCCTCAGGTTCTCATCCAGCCACGCACATCCTTGCCTAACATCACCTGGTCTGAGCTGGATTACGTTAAG CTCTTCCGCTCAATCCCTGTGGGTATCGGACAGGTATATGGATGTGACTATCCTTGGACTGGAGGGATATTCATGATTGCCTTGTTTATCTCCTCACCCTTAACATGTGTACATGCAACTATTGGATCAGCAGTTGGTATGGTCTCCG GGCTTGCTCTCGCTGCACCATTTGAGAACATTTACTTTGGTCTGTGGGGTTATAACTGCGTTTTGGCTTGCATTGCAATTGGTGGGATGTTCTATGCTCTCTCATGGCAGACGCACCTTCTGGCTGTGGCCTGTG CATTCTTCTGTGCATACCTTGGCTCGGCAATTGGAAATGTGATGTCTAAT TTCGGACTCCCGGCATGCACCTGGCCCTTCTGTCTTTCTGCCCTCACTTTTCTTTTGATCACTACGGagacaaaaaacatttataaactgccTCTTGCTAAAGTGACCTACCCTGAGAAAAACCTGATTTACTTCTGTAAGATGAAGGAAGAGGAGAGGGCTCAAGCATTAAAGAAACAACAAGAGGAGATGCAACAGAAAGACACAGAATCACAGCTGATGACAGAAGAGAAAATAAAGATTACAATGGAGAAGAAAGAGCAGGAGCATCAGGAGTTTTGCACTGTAGTGGTACAGCAAGAGAAAGATACCAGCAAAGAGAATGCAAGGGAAACATACTAG
- the slc14a2 gene encoding urea transporter 2 isoform X2: MVAGLWSILPLKLIPFMPGTQSTKELQPLMENPVTEKTEQKKQQYLEKNEQQRSERPPAHQKVKAKLIQWVSYIAGDMAVFGEWMKGQFILLQILDWVLRGAAQVMFVNNPLSGLIIFAGLILQNRWWALNGFVGTLFATISALILCQNRGAIAAGLYGYNGILVGLLMAVFSNAGDWYWWLLLPNIFMSMACPILSSALASINSRWDLPVFTLPFNILVCLHMVATGHYNHHFPQVLIQPRTSLPNITWSELDYVKLFRSIPVGIGQVYGCDYPWTGGIFMIALFISSPLTCVHATIGSAVGMVSGLALAAPFENIYFGLWGYNCVLACIAIGGMFYALSWQTHLLAVACAFFCAYLGSAIGNVMSNFGLPACTWPFCLSALTFLLITTETKNIYKLPLAKVTYPEKNLIYFCKMKEEERAQALKKQQEEMQQKDTESQLMTEEKIKITMEKKEQEHQEFCTVVVQQEKDTSKENARETY; the protein is encoded by the exons ATGGTTGCTGGTTTATGGAGCATATTGCCACTAAAACTGATCCCATTTATGCCTGGAACACAAAGTACTAAG GAGCTGCAACCACTCATGGAGAATCCAGTCACTGAAAAAACAGAGCAAAAGAAACAGCAGTACCTAGAGAAAAATGAGCAGCAGCGATCCGAGAGGCCACCTGCACATCAGAAGGTTAAAGCAAAACTCATCCAGTGGGTCTCTTACATTGCTGGAGACATGGCTGTGTTTGGTGAATGGATGAAAG GGCAGTTTATCTTGCTGCAGATTTTGGACTGGGTGCTGCGTGGGGCAGCTCAGGTGATGTTTGTGAATAACCCTCTCAGTGGACTGATCATCTTTGCTGGACTGATCCTCCAGAACAGATGGTGGGCACTAAATGGTTTTGTTGGCACATTGTTTGCTACAATCTCTGCCCTCATCCTCTGTCAAAACAG AGGTGCAATCGCAGCCGGCCTGTATGGATATAATGGAATCTTGGTTGGTCTTCTGATGGCAGTTTTCTCCAATGCAGGAGATTGGTATTGGTGGCTTCTTCTTCCCAACATATTTATGTCAATGGCATG cCCCATATTGTCCAGTGCCTTGGCTTCCATCAATAGTCGGTGGGACCTGCCTGTTTTCACTCTGCCGTTTAACATCCTAGTGTGCCTACATATGGTGGCTACAGGCCACTACAATCACCACTTCCCTCAGGTTCTCATCCAGCCACGCACATCCTTGCCTAACATCACCTGGTCTGAGCTGGATTACGTTAAG CTCTTCCGCTCAATCCCTGTGGGTATCGGACAGGTATATGGATGTGACTATCCTTGGACTGGAGGGATATTCATGATTGCCTTGTTTATCTCCTCACCCTTAACATGTGTACATGCAACTATTGGATCAGCAGTTGGTATGGTCTCCG GGCTTGCTCTCGCTGCACCATTTGAGAACATTTACTTTGGTCTGTGGGGTTATAACTGCGTTTTGGCTTGCATTGCAATTGGTGGGATGTTCTATGCTCTCTCATGGCAGACGCACCTTCTGGCTGTGGCCTGTG CATTCTTCTGTGCATACCTTGGCTCGGCAATTGGAAATGTGATGTCTAAT TTCGGACTCCCGGCATGCACCTGGCCCTTCTGTCTTTCTGCCCTCACTTTTCTTTTGATCACTACGGagacaaaaaacatttataaactgccTCTTGCTAAAGTGACCTACCCTGAGAAAAACCTGATTTACTTCTGTAAGATGAAGGAAGAGGAGAGGGCTCAAGCATTAAAGAAACAACAAGAGGAGATGCAACAGAAAGACACAGAATCACAGCTGATGACAGAAGAGAAAATAAAGATTACAATGGAGAAGAAAGAGCAGGAGCATCAGGAGTTTTGCACTGTAGTGGTACAGCAAGAGAAAGATACCAGCAAAGAGAATGCAAGGGAAACATACTAG
- the slc14a2 gene encoding urea transporter 2 isoform X3, which produces MENPVTEKTEQKKQQYLEKNEQQRSERPPAHQKVKAKLIQWVSYIAGDMAVFGEWMKGQFILLQILDWVLRGAAQVMFVNNPLSGLIIFAGLILQNRWWALNGFVGTLFATISALILCQNRGAIAAGLYGYNGILVGLLMAVFSNAGDWYWWLLLPNIFMSMACPILSSALASINSRWDLPVFTLPFNILVCLHMVATGHYNHHFPQVLIQPRTSLPNITWSELDYVKLFRSIPVGIGQVYGCDYPWTGGIFMIALFISSPLTCVHATIGSAVGMVSGLALAAPFENIYFGLWGYNCVLACIAIGGMFYALSWQTHLLAVACAFFCAYLGSAIGNVMSNFGLPACTWPFCLSALTFLLITTETKNIYKLPLAKVTYPEKNLIYFCKMKEEERAQALKKQQEEMQQKDTESQLMTEEKIKITMEKKEQEHQEFCTVVVQQEKDTSKENARETY; this is translated from the exons ATGGAGAATCCAGTCACTGAAAAAACAGAGCAAAAGAAACAGCAGTACCTAGAGAAAAATGAGCAGCAGCGATCCGAGAGGCCACCTGCACATCAGAAGGTTAAAGCAAAACTCATCCAGTGGGTCTCTTACATTGCTGGAGACATGGCTGTGTTTGGTGAATGGATGAAAG GGCAGTTTATCTTGCTGCAGATTTTGGACTGGGTGCTGCGTGGGGCAGCTCAGGTGATGTTTGTGAATAACCCTCTCAGTGGACTGATCATCTTTGCTGGACTGATCCTCCAGAACAGATGGTGGGCACTAAATGGTTTTGTTGGCACATTGTTTGCTACAATCTCTGCCCTCATCCTCTGTCAAAACAG AGGTGCAATCGCAGCCGGCCTGTATGGATATAATGGAATCTTGGTTGGTCTTCTGATGGCAGTTTTCTCCAATGCAGGAGATTGGTATTGGTGGCTTCTTCTTCCCAACATATTTATGTCAATGGCATG cCCCATATTGTCCAGTGCCTTGGCTTCCATCAATAGTCGGTGGGACCTGCCTGTTTTCACTCTGCCGTTTAACATCCTAGTGTGCCTACATATGGTGGCTACAGGCCACTACAATCACCACTTCCCTCAGGTTCTCATCCAGCCACGCACATCCTTGCCTAACATCACCTGGTCTGAGCTGGATTACGTTAAG CTCTTCCGCTCAATCCCTGTGGGTATCGGACAGGTATATGGATGTGACTATCCTTGGACTGGAGGGATATTCATGATTGCCTTGTTTATCTCCTCACCCTTAACATGTGTACATGCAACTATTGGATCAGCAGTTGGTATGGTCTCCG GGCTTGCTCTCGCTGCACCATTTGAGAACATTTACTTTGGTCTGTGGGGTTATAACTGCGTTTTGGCTTGCATTGCAATTGGTGGGATGTTCTATGCTCTCTCATGGCAGACGCACCTTCTGGCTGTGGCCTGTG CATTCTTCTGTGCATACCTTGGCTCGGCAATTGGAAATGTGATGTCTAAT TTCGGACTCCCGGCATGCACCTGGCCCTTCTGTCTTTCTGCCCTCACTTTTCTTTTGATCACTACGGagacaaaaaacatttataaactgccTCTTGCTAAAGTGACCTACCCTGAGAAAAACCTGATTTACTTCTGTAAGATGAAGGAAGAGGAGAGGGCTCAAGCATTAAAGAAACAACAAGAGGAGATGCAACAGAAAGACACAGAATCACAGCTGATGACAGAAGAGAAAATAAAGATTACAATGGAGAAGAAAGAGCAGGAGCATCAGGAGTTTTGCACTGTAGTGGTACAGCAAGAGAAAGATACCAGCAAAGAGAATGCAAGGGAAACATACTAG